In the Flavobacteriales bacterium genome, AGGCCGCCGTGGTCGACCGGGTGGGTGCCGAACAGGTGGCGGCGCAGACCAAATGGGTCTCGGTTCTCCCGGTCACCGAACTGGAGCAGGACGCGGCCGAGCTGGGGAGGCTGTGCACGACCCACGACGTGGACCTGATCGTGGTGCCGATCCGGTTGGGCACCCGGGTCTGGGCGCAGTTCCGGGCCTATCTCCACCCCACGCTCGTCCCCGAGCTGCCACCGACCTATGTCCACGGCTATGAGCGCCGCCATTGGCAACGCACCGAACAGGGCCAGGCGGTCCACAGGACCCTGCTCGTGATCGGAGGAGCGGAGGAGCGTTGGTCCGAGCTGAGGACCCTGGACCCGCGCATCCGGCGCATCGGCGCACTGCAGGGCGACCTGGTCCATCTGCTCCCGGCGGAAGACCGCCCCACGGATGATCGTATGGCCGAACTCGTGGAAGACCTCCTCGGCGCCGGGCCCTAGCACCAGGCCTTCGCGGACCGCCACGGCTTCCAGCCGCGGATGAGCGTGATCGATCGGGTGTGCAACGGCGGACCGGAGGCTGGCCGTGCCATCCGTTCTTGATCCCGGTCAAGTGTACGCCAGGCGTACGCCCATGACCTTCGCCGCATGGCCACGGACATCGCGCTCCCCGCCTGGGTCGACCGCATCGCCTTTCCCTTCACGCCCCGCACCTTCCACCACCCCGACGGGCGGATGCACCTTGTGGATGAGGGCCACGGCCCGGTGATCCTCTTCGTGCACGGCACCCCCGACTGGAGCTTCGGCTTCCGGCACCTCATCGCGGCGCTCCGCAGCACGCATCGGTGCATCGCACCGGACCATCTCGGCTTCGGCCTCAGCGACAAGCCGGTGCAGGCGGACTTCACCGTGGCCGCGCATGCCCGACGCCTGCAGGACCTCATCGACCATCTGGGGTTGAAGGACCTCACCCTGGTGGTGACGGACTTCGGCGGCGGCATCGGCCTGCAACATGCGCTCGAACACCCGTCGAACGTGAAGCGCATCGTGCTGTACAACACGTGGATGTGGGACCTGATGCCGGACCGGCGCTTCAGCCGGCCCAGCGCCCTCATGCACACCGGGTTCGGCCGCTTGCTCTACCTGCATTTCGGCTTCAGCGTGAAGGTGATGATGCCCGGCGGCTATGGCGACAGGTCCAAGTTGACCCAAGGGATCCACGCACACTTCAAGAACGCCTTGCCCGATCCGGCCGCACGCACGGCCACCTTCGCCTGTGTGCAGGAGATCGCGAACGCGGGCCCGTTCTGGCAGGCGCAATGGAGCAGGGTGGAGCGCCTGCGCAACACCCCCACCCTGCTGGGTTGGGGAATGAAGGACCGCTTCTTCCCTCCGGACCTGCTGGAGCGATGGCGGATCGCCCTGCCGCACGCGGCGGTCGTCACCGTCCCCGATGCGGGCCACTTCCTCCACGAGGAGGCCCCTGATGTGCTGATCGACACCCTGCGCGGCAACCGCGTCACCAGCGCATGAACCGATGGGTGCGGAACCGCCCGGCACGATGCACGCGCACGATGTGGATGCCCGG is a window encoding:
- a CDS encoding alpha/beta fold hydrolase, producing MATDIALPAWVDRIAFPFTPRTFHHPDGRMHLVDEGHGPVILFVHGTPDWSFGFRHLIAALRSTHRCIAPDHLGFGLSDKPVQADFTVAAHARRLQDLIDHLGLKDLTLVVTDFGGGIGLQHALEHPSNVKRIVLYNTWMWDLMPDRRFSRPSALMHTGFGRLLYLHFGFSVKVMMPGGYGDRSKLTQGIHAHFKNALPDPAARTATFACVQEIANAGPFWQAQWSRVERLRNTPTLLGWGMKDRFFPPDLLERWRIALPHAAVVTVPDAGHFLHEEAPDVLIDTLRGNRVTSA